From a single Bacillus gobiensis genomic region:
- the ytfJ gene encoding GerW family sporulation protein, which translates to MADHPIQGLMKTAMENLKEMIDVNTIIGDPVETPDGSVILTVSKVGFGFAAGGSEFNAANLQSKSADGERKEHKLPFGGGSGGGVSITPIAFLIVGSTGVRMLHLDENTHLLEKLVESAPQAIERIQDMFKKNEKDHRRDKNLQEDIQL; encoded by the coding sequence ATGGCAGATCATCCGATCCAAGGCTTAATGAAAACGGCAATGGAAAACTTAAAAGAAATGATTGATGTCAATACGATTATAGGTGACCCTGTAGAAACTCCGGATGGCAGTGTAATCTTAACTGTATCCAAAGTGGGGTTTGGTTTTGCAGCAGGCGGCAGTGAATTCAACGCCGCAAACCTCCAATCAAAATCTGCTGATGGAGAAAGAAAAGAGCATAAGCTTCCCTTCGGAGGCGGCAGCGGAGGCGGGGTATCAATCACACCGATCGCCTTTTTAATTGTAGGATCGACAGGGGTCAGAATGCTTCATTTGGATGAAAATACCCATTTGCTTGAAAAACTGGTTGAATCCGCGCCGCAAGCGATTGAGCGGATCCAAGACATGTTTAAAAAGAACGAAAAAGATCATAGAAGAGATAAAAATCTTCAAGAAGATATTCAATTGTAA
- a CDS encoding DUF2953 domain-containing protein, producing the protein MFFLAFGLILVALLFVMKISITIRYKHDKDDDRLTIVIRLLGGLVKIKKEFPSIKVNKEDQTIDVKSESNVGKKESKGKVGSEDMQNYFEQLNEIKKRVVHLQKIVRRFLKHVHVTEFRWKSVIGINDAALTGIICGSAWAIKGSCIALLDQNLKLKIRPEIEVIPSFFHAESKTNLTCILSFRMGHAMGAAIRLLTYWRGSKRTLVNKPQPLESKS; encoded by the coding sequence ATGTTTTTTTTAGCTTTTGGATTAATTCTTGTTGCCCTGTTATTTGTTATGAAAATTTCAATAACTATAAGATATAAGCATGACAAAGATGATGACAGACTCACGATTGTCATCAGGCTTCTGGGGGGATTGGTGAAAATCAAAAAAGAATTCCCTTCGATAAAGGTGAATAAAGAGGATCAAACGATTGATGTAAAATCAGAATCCAATGTCGGAAAGAAAGAAAGCAAAGGAAAAGTCGGCAGTGAAGATATGCAAAATTACTTCGAACAACTTAATGAAATAAAAAAGCGGGTCGTTCACTTGCAAAAAATAGTCAGACGATTTTTAAAGCATGTTCATGTAACTGAATTCCGATGGAAATCTGTAATCGGAATAAATGATGCTGCATTAACAGGAATCATATGCGGGAGCGCGTGGGCCATCAAAGGTTCGTGTATTGCTTTGCTGGATCAGAATTTAAAATTGAAAATCAGGCCTGAAATTGAAGTGATTCCTTCCTTTTTTCACGCTGAGTCAAAAACGAATCTGACGTGTATATTATCTTTCCGGATGGGACATGCTATGGGTGCAGCGATTCGATTACTTACATATTGGCGAGGGAGCAAGCGAACGCTTGTCAATAAGCCTCAGCCTTTAGAATCTAAAAGCTAG
- a CDS encoding RDD family protein: MDSTFDDGNPVKEASHETAHDTRNFETEHAYAGFWIRFWAYLLDGIVVWGITNLTVEPLFTLLNLEKKVGLFTISPYTVSISILFLLYFFLMTFFFHQTLGKMVFGLKVISIGKEKELTWSSLLFREVIGRYIHNFAFLYIVVGVTPKKQGIHDFFADTTVIHEKLYKKQ; the protein is encoded by the coding sequence ATGGACTCAACATTCGATGATGGAAATCCAGTCAAAGAAGCTTCACATGAGACAGCCCATGATACGCGGAACTTTGAAACAGAGCATGCCTATGCTGGCTTTTGGATCAGGTTTTGGGCGTATTTGCTTGATGGCATAGTTGTTTGGGGCATTACGAATTTAACAGTAGAGCCGCTCTTTACCTTATTGAATCTTGAAAAGAAGGTCGGGCTTTTCACAATATCGCCATATACTGTTTCTATCTCCATATTGTTTTTGCTGTATTTTTTCCTGATGACCTTCTTTTTTCATCAAACGCTCGGAAAAATGGTGTTTGGCCTTAAGGTTATTTCAATAGGTAAGGAAAAAGAGCTGACGTGGAGCTCTCTGTTATTCAGAGAAGTAATCGGGAGATACATTCATAACTTCGCTTTTTTATATATCGTTGTCGGAGTGACGCCGAAGAAACAGGGTATTCATGATTTTTTTGCTGATACAACGGTCATTCACGAAAAACTTTATAAAAAACAATGA
- the sppA gene encoding signal peptide peptidase SppA, whose amino-acid sequence MNAKRWIALAIALGVFLISAMMSLFMAIFEFSSSDLAADLGNEYTENVIEEGAVDSKIAVLEVNGTIQDTGSDGGGLLDSSGYNHRGFLKMLDQAKEDSSIKGILLRVNSPGGGVVESAELHKKLEEIKAETKKPIYVSMGTMAASGGYYISTSADKIFAAPDTMTGSLGVIMQGTNYAELADRFGIKFDTVKSGEYKDIMSPSKDMTKGDREILQKIVNNAYEGFVDVIENGRNLPEDQVKKIADGRIYDGRQAKDLNLVDELGYYEDAIAAMKKDNKNLKGASVVGYEENASWQSLLSMSASKVFGKEAEFLNLTGLLSQGNSPRAMYLYSK is encoded by the coding sequence ATGAATGCAAAACGTTGGATTGCTTTAGCCATTGCATTAGGAGTGTTTTTGATTTCCGCAATGATGAGCTTATTTATGGCGATATTTGAATTTTCAAGCAGTGATTTAGCAGCTGATTTAGGAAATGAGTACACGGAAAACGTAATTGAGGAAGGGGCAGTGGACAGTAAAATAGCTGTTCTTGAGGTGAACGGAACGATTCAAGACACCGGCAGTGACGGCGGCGGACTCCTTGATTCATCAGGCTATAATCATAGAGGGTTTCTAAAGATGCTTGATCAGGCAAAGGAAGACAGCTCTATTAAAGGAATTCTCCTTAGGGTAAATTCACCTGGAGGCGGAGTGGTCGAAAGTGCAGAATTACATAAAAAATTAGAGGAAATCAAAGCGGAGACGAAAAAACCGATATACGTGTCAATGGGCACAATGGCGGCTTCCGGAGGATATTATATTTCAACGTCTGCGGATAAAATTTTTGCCGCTCCAGATACGATGACAGGTTCTCTCGGAGTGATTATGCAAGGAACGAATTATGCAGAGCTTGCCGACAGGTTCGGAATTAAATTTGATACCGTAAAAAGCGGCGAATATAAGGATATTATGTCACCTTCAAAAGATATGACTAAAGGCGACCGAGAGATTCTTCAAAAAATTGTTAATAATGCGTATGAAGGTTTTGTTGACGTAATCGAGAACGGACGGAATTTGCCTGAAGATCAGGTGAAAAAAATCGCAGACGGCCGCATTTATGACGGACGTCAAGCGAAGGACTTAAATTTAGTTGATGAGCTTGGATACTACGAAGATGCAATTGCCGCAATGAAAAAAGATAATAAAAATCTAAAGGGTGCATCGGTCGTTGGGTATGAAGAAAATGCCAGCTGGCAGTCGTTACTCTCGATGAGTGCAAGTAAAGTGTTTGGCAAGGAAGCAGAATTTTTAAATTTAACAGGACTGCTGTCACAGGGGAATTCTCCTCGGGCCATGTACTTGTATTCTAAATAA
- a CDS encoding NAD kinase, whose amino-acid sequence MDQRRNVFFFHSKDETTIRQVDKLQSLAVEHGFKLVDNYEDANIIASIGGDGAFLQAVRKTGFRDDCLYFGISQKKQPYLYCDFQIDETDKMIEAMRNDQISVRKYPVIDITIDDTNRFHCLNEISIRSGIIKAFVIDLFIDDLHFETFRGDGLIISTPTGSSGYNKSVHGALVDPQMACMQVTELASLNNNTYRTLGSPFVLSSQRKLRLEVVQDGNTHPVIGLDNEALSIKHVKQFDIGINGKTVKTVKLKDNSFWQKVKRTFL is encoded by the coding sequence ATGGATCAGCGACGAAATGTATTTTTCTTTCACAGTAAAGACGAAACAACGATAAGACAAGTAGATAAGTTGCAATCTCTAGCAGTGGAGCATGGGTTTAAGCTCGTGGACAATTACGAAGACGCTAATATTATTGCTAGTATAGGGGGAGACGGGGCGTTTTTGCAGGCTGTCAGAAAGACCGGATTCAGAGATGACTGTCTGTATTTTGGCATCTCCCAGAAAAAACAACCCTATTTGTACTGCGATTTTCAAATCGATGAAACGGATAAAATGATTGAAGCAATGCGGAATGATCAAATCTCCGTAAGGAAGTATCCCGTCATAGATATAACGATTGACGACACAAACCGATTTCATTGTTTAAATGAGATTTCGATCCGTTCCGGGATTATAAAAGCCTTCGTCATTGATTTGTTCATTGATGATTTGCATTTTGAAACCTTTAGAGGAGACGGATTGATTATTTCAACGCCTACCGGAAGCAGCGGCTATAATAAATCGGTCCATGGGGCACTTGTAGATCCGCAAATGGCATGTATGCAGGTAACGGAGCTTGCTTCATTAAATAATAATACATACAGAACACTTGGTTCGCCATTTGTTCTTAGCAGCCAGCGAAAACTGCGTCTCGAAGTAGTTCAGGACGGCAATACCCACCCGGTTATCGGCCTGGATAATGAAGCGTTAAGCATCAAGCATGTGAAACAATTCGATATCGGCATTAACGGTAAGACAGTCAAAACAGTGAAGCTTAAAGATAATTCTTTCTGGCAAAAAGTGAAAAGAACATTTCTCTAG
- a CDS encoding amidohydrolase — protein MKSLWYGGTIYTMEKEGHTVDSVVVEDGQILDTGSYQAMKEKYIDAKEQHLKGATMFPGFVDSHLHLIGHGEKLIRLDLSMCTSKEEIIKKIRLAETDVSGNDWLIGEGWNENRFSDPSYLTKEDLDEFFPDRPVLLKRICRHAIVVNSKALHAAGITKQTPDPEGGVIVRNENGNPAGLLHDKAQELVYQVLPTVDSAYLNRALRSAIQDCYEKGLTGGHSEDLSYYGLAANPMNAYQEVIANEGLLFRAHLLVHHLALDEWLQLDKKESPYIEYGAMKLFADGALGGRTALLKVPYHDDPDTNGVEIHKEKELYELVEKARQHHMEVAVHAIGDLAFEKVLSVLEKLPPHKGRHDRIIHAQVVNSELVKKAAKLPVCLDLQPHFLASDFPWAIDRLGEERVRRSFVWKTLLKAGIPCAGGSDAPIEPVSPILGIQSAVLRKSSQPGDETVYNEGECLSVFEAVSLYTKGSAAIIYKENKRGMIKKGYDADFTILDKDLFQMEKEYLHLATVQQTVIAGEIVYRRKKAGAS, from the coding sequence TTGAAGTCTTTATGGTATGGGGGAACCATCTATACAATGGAAAAGGAAGGGCACACCGTCGACTCTGTTGTTGTCGAAGATGGACAAATTTTGGATACGGGCAGTTATCAGGCTATGAAAGAAAAATACATAGATGCAAAAGAGCAGCATTTAAAGGGAGCAACGATGTTTCCGGGCTTCGTGGATAGCCATCTTCACTTGATCGGCCATGGAGAAAAACTCATTCGGCTTGATTTATCAATGTGTACATCCAAGGAGGAAATCATAAAAAAAATTCGACTTGCTGAGACGGATGTAAGCGGGAATGACTGGTTAATAGGGGAAGGCTGGAATGAAAATCGTTTTTCTGATCCTTCATATTTAACGAAGGAAGATTTGGACGAGTTTTTTCCTGATCGGCCTGTCCTGCTGAAACGGATTTGCCGGCACGCAATCGTTGTCAATTCAAAAGCGTTACATGCGGCTGGAATTACAAAACAGACCCCGGATCCGGAAGGCGGAGTAATCGTAAGGAATGAAAACGGCAACCCTGCCGGCCTTTTGCATGATAAGGCTCAAGAATTGGTTTATCAAGTACTGCCGACTGTTGACTCTGCCTATTTAAATCGTGCTCTTCGATCAGCAATACAGGATTGCTATGAAAAAGGACTAACTGGCGGACATAGTGAGGATCTTTCTTACTACGGTCTAGCGGCTAATCCGATGAACGCCTACCAGGAAGTGATCGCAAATGAAGGCCTGCTGTTTCGCGCCCATTTGCTTGTCCATCATCTGGCATTGGACGAATGGCTTCAGTTGGATAAAAAAGAAAGCCCGTATATCGAATATGGTGCTATGAAGCTTTTTGCAGATGGAGCCTTAGGGGGGAGAACAGCGCTGTTAAAGGTGCCGTATCATGATGATCCGGATACGAATGGAGTGGAAATTCATAAGGAAAAGGAGCTTTATGAGCTTGTTGAAAAAGCGAGACAGCATCATATGGAAGTAGCTGTGCATGCCATAGGCGACCTTGCGTTTGAAAAGGTGCTTTCTGTTTTAGAAAAACTCCCTCCGCACAAAGGACGGCATGACAGAATCATTCATGCCCAGGTCGTGAATAGTGAGCTTGTCAAAAAAGCAGCAAAGCTTCCTGTATGTCTTGATTTGCAGCCCCATTTTCTTGCCAGTGACTTTCCTTGGGCGATTGACCGGTTAGGTGAGGAACGTGTGCGTCGCTCATTTGTCTGGAAAACTCTTCTGAAAGCAGGGATACCTTGTGCCGGGGGATCAGATGCACCGATTGAACCAGTCAGCCCGATCCTCGGCATTCAGTCGGCCGTTCTTCGCAAAAGCAGCCAGCCAGGCGACGAAACGGTTTATAATGAAGGCGAATGCTTATCGGTTTTTGAAGCAGTCAGCTTGTATACGAAAGGGAGTGCCGCGATCATTTATAAAGAAAATAAGCGCGGTATGATAAAAAAAGGATATGATGCCGATTTTACTATATTAGATAAAGATCTTTTTCAAATGGAAAAAGAGTATCTTCATCTGGCCACAGTGCAACAAACGGTCATTGCCGGGGAAATTGTTTATCGTCGTAAAAAAGCAGGCGCCTCATAA
- a CDS encoding alpha/beta-type small acid-soluble spore protein, which produces MAQNRSSNQLVVPGASQAIDQMKYEIATEFGVNLGAETTSRANGSVGGEITKRLVSLAQQQLGGSTPQ; this is translated from the coding sequence ATGGCTCAAAATAGATCCAGTAATCAATTAGTAGTTCCAGGTGCTAGTCAAGCTATCGACCAAATGAAGTATGAAATCGCTACTGAATTTGGTGTTAACCTTGGTGCTGAAACAACTTCCCGCGCTAACGGTTCAGTTGGAGGAGAAATCACGAAACGTTTGGTTTCTTTAGCTCAACAACAACTTGGTGGTTCTACACCTCAATAA
- the thiI gene encoding tRNA uracil 4-sulfurtransferase ThiI: MLGDTILIRYGEISTKGKNRKKFIEHLKKNVKLALRNFGNISYSSNRDRMLLQLNNENPEAISRQLKKVFGIQSFSLAITCKNDLEEIKKKALLSIQETYTAGKTFKISTKRANKQFELDSNEMNAEIGAHILKNVEGITVNVKKPDIHLRIEIREKETYLTFKDEMGAGGLPVGSGGKAMLMLSGGFDSPVAGYKAMKRGIGIEAVHFFSPPYTSERAKQKVMDLTQELSAFAGSIALHIVPFTKIQERIQKQIPENYTMTATRRMMLQITDMIREKQGGLAIITGESLGQVASQTLESMYAINAVTSTPILRPLIGTDKNEIIEEARLVGTYDISIRPYEDCCTIFTPSAPKTRPKKEKVEHFESFVDFDELMREAAAEAETIVIHHVEDVNKAFAGLF, encoded by the coding sequence ATGCTGGGAGATACGATTTTAATTCGATATGGCGAAATTTCAACGAAAGGAAAAAACCGAAAAAAATTTATCGAGCATCTGAAGAAAAATGTAAAACTTGCTCTCAGGAATTTCGGTAATATTTCTTATTCTTCCAATAGAGACCGGATGCTGCTTCAATTAAATAATGAAAACCCTGAAGCTATATCACGCCAATTAAAAAAGGTGTTTGGCATTCAATCATTCAGCTTAGCAATTACTTGCAAAAATGATTTGGAAGAAATAAAGAAAAAAGCTTTGCTTTCGATTCAGGAAACCTACACTGCGGGAAAAACCTTTAAAATTTCAACGAAGAGAGCCAATAAGCAATTCGAGCTTGATTCGAATGAAATGAACGCCGAAATCGGCGCTCATATTTTAAAAAATGTTGAGGGAATAACTGTGAATGTGAAAAAACCTGATATTCATCTGCGAATCGAAATCAGAGAAAAAGAGACCTACTTAACGTTTAAGGATGAAATGGGCGCAGGCGGCCTTCCGGTCGGCAGCGGAGGCAAGGCAATGCTGATGCTTTCCGGCGGATTCGATAGTCCGGTCGCAGGCTACAAAGCAATGAAGAGAGGAATTGGCATCGAGGCCGTGCATTTTTTCAGTCCTCCTTACACAAGTGAACGAGCAAAGCAAAAAGTAATGGATTTGACTCAAGAGCTATCTGCTTTTGCAGGATCGATTGCCCTGCATATTGTCCCATTCACTAAAATCCAAGAGCGGATTCAAAAACAAATTCCGGAAAACTATACGATGACTGCGACAAGAAGAATGATGCTGCAAATTACAGATATGATCCGGGAAAAGCAAGGAGGACTTGCAATAATTACCGGGGAAAGCCTGGGTCAAGTGGCAAGCCAAACCCTAGAGAGCATGTATGCAATCAATGCAGTGACGTCGACGCCTATCCTTCGTCCGTTAATTGGTACAGATAAAAATGAAATTATTGAAGAAGCTAGGCTGGTAGGCACCTATGATATCAGCATACGTCCGTACGAAGACTGTTGTACGATATTTACGCCTTCTGCACCGAAGACACGGCCAAAAAAAGAAAAGGTGGAGCATTTTGAAAGCTTTGTCGACTTTGACGAGCTTATGAGAGAGGCTGCCGCCGAAGCAGAAACAATCGTGATTCATCATGTTGAAGATGTAAATAAAGCATTTGCCGGTCTTTTTTAA
- a CDS encoding cysteine desulfurase family protein has translation MLYLDNSATTIPYEEVIDVYGQVSRKFFGNPSSLHAMGTESERLLQTARDQIIEILQIQDYNVFFTSGGTEGNNLAIKGLAFSRMKKGKHIISTAIEHPSVMEPLEQLRDDFGFDVTFLPVNHEGRISVSELENAMRDDTILVSIMHVNNETGAIQPIEAVGKVIKGYPNVCFHVDYVQGVSKVPLSFDKANIDLSTVSGHKFHGLKGTGALLVKKGVKLYPLLSGGGQEEGLRSGTQNVAGAVSLAKALRLSFQNFAGNDQTMKEAKGLFLKELSAIPGVELNTPLEKSAPHIINFSVPGVKAEVLLHMLESKNVYVSTTSACSSSLHKPSRVLLAMGKTEKEASGSIRISMSFGQTKEMVPEVITTLKEAIGHLRELTR, from the coding sequence ATGTTATATTTAGACAATAGTGCAACGACTATCCCCTATGAAGAAGTTATTGATGTGTATGGACAAGTCAGCCGAAAATTTTTCGGAAATCCATCCTCCTTGCATGCAATGGGAACTGAGTCTGAACGATTGCTGCAAACAGCGAGGGATCAGATCATCGAAATTTTGCAAATTCAAGACTATAACGTCTTTTTTACTTCTGGTGGAACGGAAGGAAATAATCTTGCCATAAAAGGGCTTGCATTCTCACGGATGAAGAAAGGGAAACATATTATTTCCACGGCAATTGAGCATCCTTCTGTAATGGAACCACTTGAGCAGCTGCGAGATGACTTTGGGTTTGATGTGACCTTTCTGCCCGTTAATCATGAAGGCAGAATATCCGTTTCTGAGCTCGAAAACGCGATGAGAGATGACACCATTTTAGTCTCCATTATGCATGTTAATAATGAAACGGGTGCCATTCAGCCTATAGAAGCAGTTGGGAAGGTCATCAAAGGTTATCCGAATGTCTGCTTCCATGTTGATTATGTACAAGGAGTTAGCAAAGTTCCGTTATCGTTTGATAAAGCAAATATCGATTTAAGTACGGTTTCAGGTCATAAATTTCATGGCTTAAAAGGGACAGGCGCTCTGCTTGTCAAAAAAGGCGTAAAGCTTTATCCGTTACTCTCAGGAGGCGGGCAGGAAGAAGGCCTTCGTTCGGGAACTCAAAACGTGGCAGGAGCTGTTTCATTGGCGAAAGCGCTGAGACTGTCCTTTCAGAATTTTGCAGGTAATGATCAAACCATGAAGGAAGCGAAAGGCTTATTTTTAAAAGAGCTGTCTGCTATTCCTGGTGTCGAGCTAAATACCCCGCTTGAGAAAAGTGCTCCGCATATTATTAATTTTTCTGTACCCGGGGTGAAAGCAGAGGTTCTGCTTCATATGCTTGAAAGCAAAAACGTTTACGTTTCAACGACATCTGCTTGCTCATCCAGCCTGCATAAGCCGAGCCGGGTGCTTCTTGCAATGGGCAAAACCGAGAAGGAAGCTTCCGGAAGTATAAGAATAAGCATGAGTTTCGGGCAGACAAAGGAAATGGTCCCTGAAGTGATAACTACACTAAAAGAAGCCATAGGGCATTTAAGAGAATTAACGAGGTGA